GAAGCCCAAGGGAGCATGCTGGCCAACATCGAACGCATCGTTCCGGCCGCGTTGGCACACAAGGAAACGCGTCCAAGGTTCAGCCCGTGATATGCAATCGTCAGCCCGTCGCCCGCAACGGGACGCAGTAAATTTGCGGCCGGAACGCGGAAGTCGCGGAAGACCAAACCATTGTTGTGCGCACGACGAAGCGCATACAAACCGTAGCGTTTCATTTGAAAGTGCTCATCCTCTTGCTGCGGCAATTCCGCAATCAAGACAGCTGGTTGTTCATCGATCCGACAAACCAACCCGATTGTCCGTCCGGGAACGGCATTGGTGATAAACAGCTTCTCGCCATTGACCACATATTCGTCGCCATCCAAAAACGCTGTCGTTCGCAGCGCCGTCAGATCGCTTCCCGCCCCCGGTTCGGTCAACGCAAACGCCGACAAACGGGAACCATCCGCCAAGCCCGGCAGAAAGCGTGCCTTCTGCTGTGGGGTGCCAAAGGTCCGCAACGGATCGACGGCACCGATACAACCGTGGACCGACGCCAACCCCGCGACGGTTGGTTCGATCGTCGCCATTTCGATCAAAAACTTGGCGAAGTGTTGAAATCGCAGCCCACTGCCGCCATGCTCCCCACCGACCAACATCCCCCAATACCCGGCCTCCCCAAGGCTAGTCAGAACGGAATCGGAGATCTTATTCTGATCGTCGTAGATCGTTCCATCCGCGATCGCGTCGCGAACCACCTTGAGACATCGGTCCATCATTCGACGCGTCCCTTGGGGAACTTCGCTTTCGGGCAGCGAGAACAACTCCGACACCACATGCCGTTGCCAAACGCTACGATGTATCGGGCTGTTGGCGGTTTGATATTGAGCGGCGAACAACGCTTCGACTTGGTCGTCCGCCGTGTCGAGCACGCCGGTTCGACGCGCCTCATCATCGCTCTTGCCCCCCAACCGCAAAGCCGTCTCCGCAAACGATCCCCCCGCGGCAACTCGATTCGCCGAACCGTTATTCGCCGCCCCATCCCTCCTCTTCGAGGCTTCCGACGGCTGTTGCGGTGCTGTTTCGGAACGAACCTCCGCGGCAAGTTTCGATAAAGATTCGCCTCGTTCCTGCTCTTCCAGCATCTCGTCGTAGCTTTTGTTATGGATATCAAGGCTCATCGATCTCTCCTCCAGGTATGAAACCAGTCGCACAACTCATTGTTTCCACAGCAGGCTTGGGGGCGGTGCCGCCCTCAAGCCGCATAGACTAATGCCGCGTCAAACGTTGACTGCCGAAGCCCGAGCGATCTTCGGAACTGGCGTACAGCGTTCCACCAGTTGACGCCAGTTCTTCCAATCGCGTCGCCGGTTCAAAGCGGATGCCGTACATCACCTCCAACGCCTTCATGTT
Above is a genomic segment from Rosistilla ulvae containing:
- a CDS encoding acyl-CoA dehydrogenase family protein, with amino-acid sequence MSLDIHNKSYDEMLEEQERGESLSKLAAEVRSETAPQQPSEASKRRDGAANNGSANRVAAGGSFAETALRLGGKSDDEARRTGVLDTADDQVEALFAAQYQTANSPIHRSVWQRHVVSELFSLPESEVPQGTRRMMDRCLKVVRDAIADGTIYDDQNKISDSVLTSLGEAGYWGMLVGGEHGGSGLRFQHFAKFLIEMATIEPTVAGLASVHGCIGAVDPLRTFGTPQQKARFLPGLADGSRLSAFALTEPGAGSDLTALRTTAFLDGDEYVVNGEKLFITNAVPGRTIGLVCRIDEQPAVLIAELPQQEDEHFQMKRYGLYALRRAHNNGLVFRDFRVPAANLLRPVAGDGLTIAYHGLNLGRVSLCANAAGTMRSMLASMLPWASYRHTYGQSIDRRELVQRRIGHMAGLIVGCDALVHWCGGLIDMGYRGEMECIIAKIFGSEALKEAAIELYMKTHGGRSFLHGHTFGDNVHEFLAPCIYEGEGEMLGMAFFKSLVKQHGKDFFEPIGRAVQAAGITHPNPVNPLHAWRLKGPLTQYAGWYMGQRWRGRTLDSLDLMPQELRTHAQFAQHYLSGVCFEISATMRQFQLKLADRQCAMAGISQRLQDAVVMLCTSMYGAQQSDPTTRAAIDVLCWHLRHRLLGTRAGLGDFRRVAELGEAIADEGWSEIDSIAADPILMRY